The following nucleotide sequence is from Streptomyces bathyalis.
CGGCAGCAAGAAGCCCAAGCGCAAGGCGTCCAAGAAGGCCGGCAGCGCCGCCTCCGGTGACGCGCTCGCCTCCCCGATGCAGGGCACGATCGTCAAGGTCGCGGTGGAGGAGGGACAGCACGTCGAGGAAGGCGAACTCGTCGTCGTGCTGGAGGCGATGAAGATGGAACAGCCCCTCAACGCGCACCGCTCCGGCACCATCAAGGACCTGCACGCGGAGATCGGCGGCTCGCTCTCGGCGGGCACCGTCATCTGCGAGATCAAGGACTGAAGGGCAGAGGCCGCGGACCGTACGGCTGAGCGTCGTACGGGCTCAGCACCGGGCCCGTGCTGAGCCCGAACGGATGCGCCCGCCGTCCCTGTTGAGGGACGGCGGGCGCATCCGTGTCCAGGAGCCCCTCAGCGCCGCCTGGGGGCCAGGTCCGCCACCCGGTTCCCGACGGGCGACTGCTCGGGCAGCGCGGGCGCACTGCGCAGCTGCGACGGCTGGGAACCGCCGCCGCCCGGCGGGATGTTGCGCCGCTGGCCCGGCATCGGCACGTCCCGGCGACCCTGCCCCTTCTCGCCCCCGGAGCCGCGTCCGCCCGAGCCCTGCACGGGGCCCGGCGCCTCGGCGGCACCTGCCGGGGTCATGCCGGCGACGGTGATCTGCACGCCCTGGTCGGCCAGCGCCTGCAACTCGGTGCCGGCGCGGTCGTCCTGGGGCGGCGGCTTGTCCGTCACCAGGCGCGTCATCACGTCCGTGGGGACGGTCTGGAACATCGTGTCGGTGCCGAGCTTCGTGTGATCGGCCAGGACCACGACCTCCGCCGCGGCCTGCACCAGCGCCCTGTCCACGCTCGCCGAGAGCATGTTGGACGTGGAGAGTCCTCGCTCGGCAGTGAGCCCGCTGCCGGAGAGGAAGGCCCGTGATACACGGAGCCCCTGGAGGGACTGTTCGGCGCCACTGCCGACCAGCGCGTAGTTCGAGCCGCGCAGCGTGCCCCCCGTCATCACGACCTCGACGCGGT
It contains:
- a CDS encoding DeoR/GlpR family DNA-binding transcription regulator, with amino-acid sequence MVRANGAVSLRELARVVQTSEVTVRRDVRALEAEGLLDRRHGGAVLPGGFTRETGFPQKSHMATAEKTAIADLAAGLVEEGEAIVVGAGTTTQELARRLARVPGLTVVTNSLLVAQALAHANRVEVVMTGGTLRGSNYALVGSGAEQSLQGLRVSRAFLSGSGLTAERGLSTSNMLSASVDRALVQAAAEVVVLADHTKLGTDTMFQTVPTDVMTRLVTDKPPPQDDRAGTELQALADQGVQITVAGMTPAGAAEAPGPVQGSGGRGSGGEKGQGRRDVPMPGQRRNIPPGGGGSQPSQLRSAPALPEQSPVGNRVADLAPRRR